The Strix uralensis isolate ZFMK-TIS-50842 chromosome 4, bStrUra1, whole genome shotgun sequence genomic interval TTAGGTTTGCTGGGGGCACTCAGCTGCCTAGTCCCCCGCTGCCCAGAGCTCTTGGGGCACCCAGGGCTCCCTCCCCACGCACCCCAGtcgctctccagagcaacagtgCACATTCGGGGCTTCCTGTGCCACGCACCGGGATGTGGCACAGGTGATATGGATCAGGACATGCTGCAAAGGAACGTGACAAAATATTTTGGCTTGAATAAAAGATGAAGGAGGGTGATATAGCAGATGTCTTTATAGTCATGGATGTTATTCAGAGACAATAGGGAATggttattcattattttttataaaaccaGACATAGGAGACACCCAAGGAAATTAAGAGCTggcaaactgaaaacaaacctgatgaagcattttttaaaaataatatattgctAAGTTATAGACCTTGCTAGTCAAAATAAGAATTTAAACATTACCAGTTTTGAGAAGGGGACCGGACAAATTACTGAAGAGTGGGCCTCCTGACAATTATTACACATTAAGATCCTGATGGAATTTTGTCTCAGAAAATTTCTGAACTCTAAACTGCTAGAAGCAATGAAGGCAAACTATGGCTACAGTCCTCGTGCATCTGCCCTGACTTTCTTGAAGCACTGGTAGAAACAGAATGTTAGGAAAGACAGACTTAGTGAGCACAGTCCgttttgctctttaaatttgCTTACTGAAAGTGGaaactattgaaaaaaaatgaaatgcaatttttctttgttcCGTAAGTGACAAAGCTATCAGCCAGGCAATTTCTCTGTAATATTCACACAGGCACAGGAGAAGCAAATAGCAAGCaattttttgttctctgctttctttcataaACACGTTTTCAAGGATAAACCAAAATCATCGTATTTCACAATTACCATTAGTGGTTTGGGATTCGTTTGGGTTACTTTTTCACATTCAGAAGCTGCGTAACATAACACACAATCTCATTAACTAACCTGGGAAACTGTCAGCATTAATTTTCATGAACGCTCAATGACAGCAAGCTTCACCAGATCAGATCTCAGCCTTTCTTCTACTTCCAAATCACCAGTGGATCTTCCTCAAGGCTTACTGCTATAAACTAATAAAATACTCAGAATCATTCTGTTGGGTAGCAAGTCAACAGACTGGCAGATGAACCAGTTCCCTCCCTGCCCATATGCTTGATACAGACCAGACAATTATTTTGCCTCTGTAGCTTACAAATAGGAAATAGCTGATCAGTAACAGATGTTGTTAAGGTTGAGGCTTGCAAAGCAATTAAAAGATGTCACCACCTGAGGCTGACTCAGATATCTGCAACAGAAGATTTCTGCATCTGCCATGCAGTGGGGTGGCAATGGCTCATGTCACATGTAATCAGCCCTCAAGGAAAGTGCCCTTAAATTTACCCTTTAGTgacagcaccagcagcactgaTGCAGCACATGCCGCTCACTTTCAAATCTACTTCATATTTTGAGATCAGCATTTCAGAGCACTCCTTCCTCACAAGCAGAACAGcgctttaaacttttttctttgtatttcatccAGTTCTCAGGCAGTCGAGCTCCATCCACACTTATCTTGTGTCATATTAATGAAACATGTGTGATCTGCTGCCCTCTATCCTGACAGGGCTCTGTCTGACTGAGGTCACATTCTGATTCACCCATATTCCCCAGAGAGCTTCAGGGACATGAGAGTGTGTATCTAAtgaatatttaccaaaaaaaaaaaattccttaagagaaagaaaagactgtGAGTTTTCAATGTGCAGTGGAAAATTGCTGAACATCTTTAAGCATGCATTTGCAAGTACATGCggaaaaagcagaagcagaaattcTCACAGCAAAGGAAGTGTGGCAGGAGTCAGACTTCAGAGCTCAGAAGGGATTTTTGTGAATTACTGTGCATTATAACCATAGCTTCCACTCCACAGACCACAAGGCTGGGCTGATCAGCTCTACATTCAGAAAAAATCAAATCACATTAACCTGTATGAAATCAGTGTGGTTCTACCTGCAAACTAGTAGCAGTTCAGCAGCTCATGGAAGCGTGGTTTTGGTGTTCATTGATGGAAAAATCACTTCTATGCTCGCTTGTGATTTTGTCCAGAATCATAGTGTACATACAGACGAAGGTCTGAGTTCAGAAACCTCTCCGGAAGAAACACAACTGTCCTGATTACGTTCTTCAAATGACACAAAACATTGCACCGCCAGTTATCAAGATCTTGTTTGCCCAGAGgaaaacaatgtattttcaaaatatacatagTAACCAGGATGAGTGCTCTCGGAATTGAACGTGAGGGTTTTAATCCATGAAACGGTACCTAGGCTGCTCTGGACAGCTTACCTATAAATAGCAAACCAATTGTAGTAATTCCCTGTCACACAGCGCCAGCGGAAAAGTCTTGGGGAGCTCCATGATTTGGCTGAAACTGAGCATCAGTCCCCGAAACCTCACCAGGAGTGGGGAATCGGCTCTTGTCAGCAGGTGCTGAGGAGCCCCCCTGGCCAgtggaggttttttaaaaaactgaattcTTTCACTTGTGCACATTTTCGTTGGTTCTACCGCATTTAAACAGCTAAAACTTTGGCAGGTGGTTTAAGTTTAGGAAGCACGAGCTGAGGCCGAACACAAACGTAACCCGCGGGACTTGTGGAAAGGAACGCGAGTCCGAAAGCACTAACGGGGAGAGAGGGTTCTCGCCAAGCCCGAGTTTCAAaaccttgttttgctttgtcccGGCGGGTTTCTCGCACCGGGGACGGGGCGCAGGGAGCAGAGGGCTTCCAGCCGTCCGTCGAGACGCGtgagggagcggcggcgggggagcggcggagCCGGCCGAGCGCCGCGGACAccccggcgggcggcagcgggcgCTCGGGGCGCGGCAGAGCGAGATTTTCCTACAGACGAAGCGATCGGTTCCCCGCGAACAGAACCGGGCGGTGCCGGCTCCGAAATACCTccggggggggggtttgggggaagggtgtggggggtgtgggggggtgttagCGGGCGGGTCCCCGCGGCCGGGCCTGaggcgccgccgccaccgcccgccccgccccgccattGGCCGGGTTGCGGCGATGACgccgccggggcgcgggcgcCCCCTAGaggcggcgccgggccgggcccgccaTGCCGAAGCGCTCCTGCCCCTTCGGGGAGGCGGCCCCGCTCCAGCTGAAAACCCGCGTGGGGCTGCGTGAGCTCAGCCGCGGCGTGCGGGGCGAGGAGTACCGGCGGGAGGTCTGCGGTGAGGCGGCGGCAgggacgggggcggggggagcgccggggccgccggcccgccgggcccggcctgTCCCCGCAGGCCtctccccgccgccgctgcctTCCCCCCGGGCCTGGTGGCGGCGGGGCCTGAGGGGAAGCCGCCCCtaactctcctctcctctcccgcCGGCAGAGAGGACCCGGCGGCTGCTCTTCAGGGGCGCCCAGGCGTACATGGGGGGTGCCtggcccgccggccccgccgccacctgCGCGGTCGCCCGCTCGCCGGAGCCGGGCGGGGAGGCCCAGGACGGCAGCGCGGGGCGCCGCTGGAGCGGGCAGCTGCTCATCGGCCACGACGGGAAACTGCTGaggcgccccgccgccgccgccgccgcagagAAGGGTGAGtggccccgcggcgggcgggcgacTGGCGCTGCCCGGCGTTGTGGCGTGGGCCGAGCTGCGGATGCGGCTCTCCGCCCCCCCTCACCCGGGCTTCCAGGCAAACGttggggcggggggtgcccctCCGTAGTTCTTCcgtattgccttttttttttttaaagaaagtgttaGATTTGAGCTTCACTGGCGGATTTAGAAACTCTTGCGCGTGTGGTCTGCGTGAGAATCTCCTAGTGGTCTTGCCGTCGAGCTGAAAAAGCACCAGCAAAGTTTCGAGCAGCGGGCCCCGCGCTGGTGCCGGCGAGTGTGTTCAGTGAAGTGCTGCCACCCGCGGCCGCAGCGCTGAGCGGGGATACCCCGCGCTGCCGCCCTTGGAGCTTCCAGGtgctttctctgttttgctttaaAGTACATCTCGTCTTAATTGCATCTTTCCCAAGCAGTTCCACCCGTGGGAGTTTCCAAAGCCTGCTCATCGTGTGTGAGAACTGCTGATGTCAAGGAAGTGTGTACACAGTGCGACCAGTTCGTCTGCCAGAACTGCAGCAAGCTCTGCAGCTGTTGTAACACAGTTACCTGCTCTTTGTGCTCCACTATTGAGTAAGTGCCTTTTGaatttttaagattattttaattctatGTGCTCTGGAAATTGGCTGTAGCAGGTGAAAAGCCAACAGATATCTAGCTTATCCATGTAAAGGACTTGGAACTTTTCTCATGTTGCGTTAGCAGCAGTAAAGCTGTCTGAAACATGGAAGACAAAATGCCTATGTGACATAGTCTAATCAATCTTAGTGCAAATCTAGTTTTGCTTCTCATTTAAATGTTCTAGGAGGCAAAAATTCCTCTTGCTTGCCCACCAGCAATAGAGTATGCTGGCCAGTGATGAATGGATGAACTCCCAAGGAGTAATCCTAAGCATTTGCCATCATTGTTAACAGTTCtacaatataaagaaatattgaGTATGTTGTGTGGGAGTCCTGTGGTTACAGTTGATAAGGGAATAGGATGGCATTCTTTGTTATGTTCCAGAAACAGGTGACACACTGACTTTGTTTCTTTcggttttcttctttttttttttttttccctagttatGGTGATGTGGGAGAGCAAGTTCTCTGCAATGGTTGTTCAATATTTCAAGTCTGAAACTTGATGAAATAGCCTTTATGGCTAAGATGTCCATAAATTTCATGAAGTCTCCTCCTTACAGCTGGTCAGTTAATCCTTTTAGCATGTGAATTAATTATGGAATTTCTATGTTTTATATCTTTATATTGTACTTTTTAATATTGTAGCTAAataaacttttatattttaagGCTTTCTAGATTATTTTGagtcaattttctctttttccatagTTGTGGTATGCCTATCTGAAAGGAGCCACCTCGTGCTCTTACCTGGTGTTCCTTATGTGATACAGAATTCAGAACATTCACTCAGTGTCTCTCCACTTGTTGCTCATGTTAGGACACACTTTTGCGGGATCAGAACAGAAATCAGTTGCTCCTTGTGTGCTTTCAGGTGAGTGCATCTATTCTGGACACACAACATTTTCTTTGTCAGCTAACTAGGAAAATCAGCCATGCCTGAAGGCTTTTCCATTAGAGAATTTGCTGATTTctggttaaattttttttttaaactgttacaaACATTTTAAGATTACTGACAGCTTAAATGGTTTTAATTGTTCTTTCCATGGTAACTTTGATAGAAAGAACAATGGTACACCAGGCTTGGAGcagaaaagttttttcttttcaatagttAAGTGTCAAATACTAATTTTCCTGTACTCTCCTTGCAAGATCTTTCTTGGAAAGCAGCTTGTTTTTGTAAGTTGATCACTTACACTGTAAACTTCATATTGTCCTGAATACCCACTCAAAAATACCTCATGAAGTGGTCTGAAAAATGGTCAGCACTCAAGTGTACATCTCCATAAACTAGCtcattcctcattttcctttcctttcactgCAGAGAACAGTTTGTTTAGTATTGTTTGTGCTGTAGGAGTGAGACTATCATTAAGTACTACTGGAAAAGTTCCtcatagtaattttctttttactatttttgctatgtttttaaaaataaaaacaccagaCTTTTCATCTTGCAAACCAATCGTGTATAAGAAAACTAGTGTTCTTTACTTCAGGAAAATAATGACTTAAGGGGCTGATTTCAGACTataggaaaaaaggaacaaatttgagagaaaaaataagttCTCATGGCACTCATAGCTAATGTTGTTTTCCAGATTATTTGCCCTGAATTCCCAAAGCAAAGTCTGCCACTCATGCTTCCCAGTCTTCTCAACTGTGATTAGTATGTTTTGTGTGGGGTAACTTTTTTTACCTCTTCCCTTCCACTCTAGACATTTCTATTTGAAGAAATTGCAAGGCCCTTTTGCCAATGCAAGTTGAGAGACTTACTTCTGTCTTGTGGGGACATCTTTATTTGACATGCTGTTGAAAGCATAGgggatattttttcattttggaataCTGCAGCTAACTGAACAGAACAGTAACTGCTCTAGCAAAGGGTGGGCTGATAGCCATTGCTGAATAGCAGTACTTCGTCATAGCTGCACGTTGCGTGGCTTTGGATACATCTGCCACAATGAGGTGCAAGATAATGTTTTTTCTAGCCCCAGTGTAATACTTTGTATAACTATGCTGAGacactttaaaagcatttgtgcCCTTTAGGGTATCCTAGGGGTGGTCACTTCTCTGCTAGGTCAACCATCTGTGTGCTAGCCTAGTCTGGCTGGTGGATCCAGTTTGTTTGCCTGTTCTGCATGCTTTGTAGCCAGTTAAAATGGGAGAGTTTACTAGTTCTTGCCTCAGTCTTGATTTTGAGCAACTGTAAAATgtatcaagaaacaaaaaaaaaaaaagtcaaagtcagTCAGGTGAACTAGTAGTGATAGTATTAGTCAGGGTGCAGTAATTCCATAgtattatttatcttttaaaaactgtaatagaTTAAGT includes:
- the SIVA1 gene encoding apoptosis regulatory protein Siva; its protein translation is MPKRSCPFGEAAPLQLKTRVGLRELSRGVRGEEYRREVCERTRRLLFRGAQAYMGGAWPAGPAATCAVARSPEPGGEAQDGSAGRRWSGQLLIGHDGKLLRRPAAAAAAEKVPPVGVSKACSSCVRTADVKEVCTQCDQFVCQNCSKLCSCCNTVTCSLCSTIDYGDVGEQVLCNGCSIFQV